Genomic window (Bacillus marinisedimentorum):
CGGGGATATCCTTCGTATGGAACCACAGTTCATCTTTACCGGCTAAACGGTTTGTCAAATATTCATTTTGTTTATTGTTTTTCCCCACGAACACTTCGTGTCCTTCTGAGCTGATATATCGCTCAAGGGAAGGTTTCGACGGCCTGGATTTGGTTTTGGAGCCGCTGCGGCTCCTTTTTTTCAGATACCCCTGGTCGGCCAGTTCTTCCCTGATTTCTTCAATATCTTTCGGTGCCGCTGTTTCCACCTGCTGAAGCAATGTTTCCAGGTACTTGATTTCTTCTTCCGTTTTATCCATCTGTCCTGTAATGACTGTAACGGAGTTTTTGGCCTTCTGGTATTTTTGAAAATAGGCCTGCGCGTTTTCTGACGGCGATTTTTGCGGGTCGAGCGGAATGTCGATTTGCCCGCCGTTTTCATCGTAATAGTTTGTCACTGTCACGCTCTTATCACCTCGGCTGACTGCATAGATGTGGGCGGTCAGCAGTTCGCCGTACAATTTCCATTTATCCGCATTTCGGCTGTCGGCAAGGGTTTTTTGCAGTTTTTTGATCTTCTTTTTGTATTTGTTTATTTCGTTTTTAAGAAGCCGCTCAAAATCGTTTCCCTGCTGTTTGACGCGGTCCCGCTCCGCTTTACCGTAATAAAATCGGTCGAGCATTTCACTTACAGAGCCATATGTGGTCCGGTCTCCATTCACGTGATCCAAGTCGGTAATGTAAAATACATCTTTGCCCCCATGCCTGATGATTTGCGGTGTATAATCATGCTGTTTCAGCCTGTCCATGAACCGAATGAAACTGGCAGGAAGAGTTTGCCTGTTAGGAAGTCCTGCACGATGGACGATTTCTTTTGCAGCAAGAGGAGACAGTCCGGCGAATTGCTGGACAAGCTGCATATGGAGCTTGCCGCTGTTGAAATCGATTTTCCGGACGATGTCTTCCTGTGACATATCGAACGGGTCGGCTTTATGCTGTTCAGGCGGTGCGATGTACTCCCTGCCCGGCATGACCGTCCGGTGCCGGTTGACAGCAGGGCTCAAATGCTTGATGCTGTCGAAGATGATTCCTTTTTCACTGTCCACCAGTATAATATTGCTGTGCCGGCCCATTATCTCAACGATGAGCTTTTTATATGAAAAGTCCCCGATTTCATTTTTTGACTTCATATGAAAGACAAGGATCCTGTCCATGTCCTGCTGTTCGATTTTTTCAATGATGCTGCCTTCCAGGTGTTTGCGCAGCAGCATGCAAAACATCGGCGGTTCCGCCGGGTTTTCGTATTGCTCTTTTGTCAGATGGACCCTTGCATAGCTTGGGTTGGCCGACAGCAGCAATTTATGTTTTCTTCCGGATGCCCGGATATGGAAAAGAAGATCGTATTTATACGGTTGATAAATTTTGGCTATCCGCCCGGTGCCGATTGCATTTTGCAACTCAAAAGCAGCAGCGCGCGTCAATAAACCATCATAAGACATGTAAGTCACCTCATCATTTCTCGGTCTTCAAGCAGGTATAGGTATGAAAATTACGGATGAGCCG
Coding sequences:
- a CDS encoding Rqc2 family fibronectin-binding protein, which encodes MSYDGLLTRAAAFELQNAIGTGRIAKIYQPYKYDLLFHIRASGRKHKLLLSANPSYARVHLTKEQYENPAEPPMFCMLLRKHLEGSIIEKIEQQDMDRILVFHMKSKNEIGDFSYKKLIVEIMGRHSNIILVDSEKGIIFDSIKHLSPAVNRHRTVMPGREYIAPPEQHKADPFDMSQEDIVRKIDFNSGKLHMQLVQQFAGLSPLAAKEIVHRAGLPNRQTLPASFIRFMDRLKQHDYTPQIIRHGGKDVFYITDLDHVNGDRTTYGSVSEMLDRFYYGKAERDRVKQQGNDFERLLKNEINKYKKKIKKLQKTLADSRNADKWKLYGELLTAHIYAVSRGDKSVTVTNYYDENGGQIDIPLDPQKSPSENAQAYFQKYQKAKNSVTVITGQMDKTEEEIKYLETLLQQVETAAPKDIEEIREELADQGYLKKRSRSGSKTKSRPSKPSLERYISSEGHEVFVGKNNKQNEYLTNRLAGKDELWFHTKDIPGSHVVIRAKNPSEQTIIEAANLAAYFSKARSSSSVPVDYTLIKNVRKPHGAKPGYVTYDNQQTVFVTPDEDLVYRLKKPES